In the genome of Pseudomonas putida, one region contains:
- a CDS encoding LysR family transcriptional regulator, with protein MNNLPNLDDLDIFLQVARRASFAAVADERGMSAAFISKRIRLLEENLGVRLLHRTTRRVTVSEEGERVYQWAQQIFEALQRMDDDLNAGQREPAGQLRIASSLGLGRRFVAPALSELAARYPKLDIRLDVHDRLIDLIAEGVDLDIRVGNVIAPNLIAKPLARNRRVLCAAPGYLARRGMPRSLADLASHDCLVIKERDHPFGVWHLEGPGGEENVRVTGPLSSNHGEVAHQWCLDGRGILLRSWWDVHDSIADGRLVQVLEDYQQAADIWAVYTTPLAGSAKVRVAVEFFRQYFAERYRLPV; from the coding sequence GTGAATAATCTGCCTAACCTCGATGACCTCGATATCTTCCTGCAGGTGGCGCGTCGCGCTAGCTTCGCCGCGGTGGCCGACGAGCGTGGCATGTCGGCTGCCTTTATCAGTAAGCGCATCCGCCTGCTGGAGGAGAACCTGGGCGTACGCCTGCTGCACCGCACCACCCGGCGGGTGACGGTGAGTGAGGAGGGCGAGCGGGTGTATCAATGGGCGCAGCAGATCTTCGAGGCCCTGCAGCGCATGGACGATGACCTCAACGCCGGCCAGCGTGAACCGGCCGGGCAGTTGCGCATCGCCAGCAGCCTGGGGTTGGGCCGGCGCTTCGTGGCCCCGGCGCTGTCGGAGCTGGCGGCGCGTTATCCGAAGCTCGACATTCGCCTGGATGTGCATGACCGCCTGATCGACCTGATTGCCGAGGGGGTGGACCTGGATATCCGCGTCGGCAACGTCATTGCGCCGAACCTGATCGCCAAGCCGCTGGCGCGCAACCGACGGGTGCTGTGCGCGGCACCGGGCTACCTGGCGCGGCGGGGCATGCCCCGGAGCCTGGCGGATCTGGCCAGCCATGACTGCCTGGTGATCAAGGAGCGTGACCATCCCTTCGGCGTGTGGCACCTGGAGGGGCCAGGTGGCGAGGAAAACGTGCGGGTGACCGGCCCGTTGTCCAGCAACCATGGCGAAGTGGCGCACCAATGGTGCCTGGATGGGCGAGGCATCTTGCTGCGTTCGTGGTGGGATGTGCACGACAGCATCGCCGATGGGCGACTGGTGCAGGTGCTGGAGGACTACCAGCAGGCGGCGGATATCTGGGCGGTGTACACCACGCCCCTGGCCGGGTCGGCCAAGGTGCGGGTGGCGGTGGAGTTCTTCCGGCAGTACTTTGCTGAGCGGTATCGACTGCCTGTGTGA